Proteins found in one Exiguobacterium sp. 9-2 genomic segment:
- a CDS encoding DUF420 domain-containing protein: MQQPATKRNFVPLVILLTLVINLLVALLFFAPPVQVDSGFDWTLLPFLNAIFNSFTFMLLLGAWISIRRGNRVNHRRFIGGAMTTTTLFLISYVTYHAVSESTKFGGEGFVRPIYFFILITHIILAAVIVPLVLMSLAHAVNQNFEKHKKWTRFTMPLWLYVSFTGVIVYIMIRPYY, encoded by the coding sequence ATGCAACAACCTGCTACTAAACGGAATTTTGTCCCACTCGTCATCCTGTTGACTCTTGTCATTAACCTACTCGTGGCTCTCTTATTTTTTGCGCCACCTGTACAAGTCGACTCAGGATTCGATTGGACGTTACTTCCTTTTTTGAACGCCATCTTTAATAGTTTTACCTTCATGCTGTTGCTCGGCGCATGGATTTCGATTCGTCGCGGTAACCGCGTGAATCATCGCCGCTTCATTGGTGGTGCGATGACGACGACAACGCTATTCTTGATTTCATACGTCACGTACCATGCAGTCAGTGAATCGACGAAGTTCGGTGGAGAAGGATTTGTTCGTCCAATCTATTTCTTCATCTTGATTACGCACATCATTCTAGCTGCAGTCATCGTTCCGCTCGTCTTGATGTCACTCGCGCATGCTGTGAATCAAAATTTCGAAAAGCATAAAAAATGGACACGCTTTACGATGCCGCTTTGGTTATACGTCAGCTTCACTGGCGTCATCGTCTATATCATGATTCGTCCGTATTATTGA
- a CDS encoding flagellar motor protein MotB — protein MKRKKKPHDEHISEGWLIPYADLLTLLLALFIVLFASSNVDAVKLKAMSQSFSSVFNGGSGMITNSSLSTQEEEDSKKLDARTKAQSYEIAELEKIKDEANKYIKNEQLEKDIKVEITNEGLVFTIRDRALFSPAQAEVRGRSLQIAEGMSALLVKAGQRQIQVSGHTDNIPINTAQYPSNWELSADRAISFMRALQRNPKLEPKRFTVSGYGEFQPIASNQTESGRSQNRRVEVLIRPLIDLKANVLDETKVKSGT, from the coding sequence ATGAAGCGGAAAAAGAAGCCGCATGACGAACATATCTCCGAAGGCTGGTTGATTCCCTACGCCGACTTATTGACCTTACTTCTAGCACTCTTCATCGTTCTTTTTGCTTCGAGTAATGTCGATGCCGTCAAGCTAAAAGCGATGTCCCAGTCGTTTAGCTCCGTCTTCAATGGTGGTTCAGGGATGATTACGAACAGCTCGCTCTCCACTCAAGAAGAAGAGGATTCGAAAAAACTCGACGCGCGAACGAAGGCACAAAGCTATGAAATCGCAGAACTCGAGAAGATTAAAGACGAAGCAAACAAATATATCAAAAATGAACAACTCGAAAAAGACATCAAGGTGGAAATTACAAATGAAGGACTTGTCTTCACGATTCGTGACCGAGCCCTCTTCTCGCCAGCTCAAGCAGAAGTAAGAGGACGCTCGCTTCAAATCGCAGAAGGCATGAGTGCTCTACTCGTCAAGGCAGGACAACGTCAGATTCAAGTCTCTGGTCATACGGATAATATCCCAATCAATACGGCACAGTATCCATCAAACTGGGAACTCAGTGCAGACCGGGCGATCAGTTTCATGCGTGCCTTACAACGCAATCCAAAGCTCGAACCAAAACGGTTTACTGTCAGCGGTTACGGAGAGTTCCAACCGATTGCGTCCAATCAAACAGAATCCGGTCGTAGTCAGAATCGACGTGTCGAGGTATTGATTCGACCATTGATCGACTTAAAAGCAAACGTACTCGACGAAACGAAAGTTAAGTCCGGCACGTAA
- the motA gene encoding flagellar motor stator protein MotA, whose translation MDIVSIIGIILGLITLIGGMILKGAPPVALLNPAALVIIFVGTAAAIMISFPKERLKVLPALFKVIFFEQKLMTKQVLLGQFLTLSTQARKEGLLSLEAALEEVDNAFMKRGVMMVIDGQPSEYVEDVMTRDLENMTERHHANANIFTQAGTYAPTLGVLGAVVGLVAALSDLSDIEKLGHAISGAFIATLFGIFTGYVLWFPFATKLKQKSASEIQLYEMMIEGILSIQNGESPKNLEDKLLVYLTPKERANYEAEKEAA comes from the coding sequence ATGGATATCGTGTCGATAATCGGGATCATACTAGGTCTTATCACATTGATCGGAGGAATGATCTTAAAAGGTGCGCCTCCAGTCGCCCTACTTAACCCTGCAGCCCTCGTCATCATCTTCGTCGGGACAGCCGCTGCCATCATGATTTCCTTCCCGAAGGAACGCCTAAAGGTACTACCGGCACTGTTTAAAGTCATCTTTTTCGAACAAAAATTAATGACGAAACAAGTCTTACTCGGACAGTTTCTGACACTTTCGACGCAAGCACGGAAAGAAGGACTGCTGTCATTAGAAGCAGCTTTAGAAGAAGTCGACAATGCGTTCATGAAGCGTGGTGTCATGATGGTCATCGATGGGCAGCCATCTGAATATGTCGAGGACGTCATGACGCGCGACCTCGAAAACATGACGGAACGGCATCATGCCAATGCAAACATCTTCACGCAAGCTGGAACTTACGCTCCGACCCTTGGGGTTCTCGGTGCCGTCGTCGGTCTTGTTGCCGCTTTATCCGATCTGTCGGATATTGAAAAATTAGGTCATGCGATCTCAGGTGCCTTCATCGCGACGCTGTTCGGGATTTTCACTGGGTATGTCCTTTGGTTCCCGTTCGCAACGAAACTGAAGCAAAAATCAGCGAGCGAGATTCAACTGTACGAGATGATGATCGAAGGCATTCTGTCGATCCAAAACGGTGAATCACCAAAAAACTTAGAAGATAAGCTACTCGTGTACCTGACACCGAAGGAGCGTGCGAACTATGAAGCGGAAAAAGAAGCCGCATGA